AAGCGGATACCCCGGTGAGCACTAGGCCGTTACGCAGAACGCCCATAATCAAGGCTCCAATGAGCACCCCTAAAATGGTGCCCTCGCCGCCCATCAGACTGGTTCCCCCAACCACTGCCGCGGCGATGACGTCTAACTCGTAAGCATTACCGGCTGTGGGGGCAGCCACGCCCAGGCGCGCGGTCATCAGCACGCCGCCAATGGCG
This region of Anaerolineae bacterium genomic DNA includes:
- a CDS encoding ribose ABC transporter permease; this encodes AIGGVLMTARLGVAAPTAGNAYELDVIAAAVVGGTSLMGGEGTILGVLIGALIMGVLRNGLVLTGVSAYWLQAVQGFVIVVAIMLDQLRKRR